The Vitis vinifera cultivar Pinot Noir 40024 chromosome 12, ASM3070453v1 genome has a segment encoding these proteins:
- the LOC100243027 gene encoding secretory carrier-associated membrane protein 1 isoform X2 codes for MAGRYESNPFDEEDVNPFADTKAKERELQAKEAELKKREQELKRREDAVARAGIVIEEKNWPPFFPLIHHDIANEIPIHQQKLQYVAFTTYLGLVLCLTWNIVAVTTAWIKGEGPTIWFLAIIYFLSGVPGAYVLWYRPLYRAMRTDSALKFGWFFLFYLLHIAFCIFASVAPPIVFKGKSLTGILPAVDLLSKHALVGIFYLIGFGLFCLESLLSIWVVQQVYMYFRGSGKAQEIKRDAARGTVMQAF; via the exons ATGGCCGGCCGTTACGAAAGTAACCCTTTTGACGAAGAAGATGTGAATCCATTCGCG GACACAAAGGCAAAGGAGAGGGAACTTCAGGCCAAAGAGGCTGAACTGAAAAAGAGAGAACAG GAACTAAAACGGAGGGAAGATGCTGTAGCACGAG CTGGAATTGTCATAGAGGAGAAAAATTGGCCACCATTTTTCCCCCTTATTCATCATGACATTGCAAATGAAATACCAATCCATCAACAGAAGTTGCAGTACGTTGCATTCACGACATATTTGG GTTTGGTACTTTGCCTTACATGGAATATTGTAGCAGTTACCACAGCTTGGATTAAGGGGGAAG GTCCGACAATTTGGTTTCTTGCCATCATCTACTTCTTATCAGGGGTTCCAGGAGCTTATGTGTTGTGGTATCGTCCTCTTTATCGTGCCATGAG GACTGATAGTGCTCTAAAGTTCGGgtggtttttcttgttttacctG CTTCATATTGCCTTCTGCATCTTTGCTTCAGTTGCTCCTCCAATTGTATTCAAGGGGAAGTCTCTCAC AGGAATCCTGCCTGCAGTGGATCTTTTGAGTAAACATGCTTTAGTTGGG ATATTCTACCTTATTGGATTTGGATTGTTCTGCCTTGAATCACTGCTCAGTATCTGGGTTGTTCAG CAAGTTTACATGTACTTCCGAGGCAGTGGCAAGGCTCAAGAGATAAAGCGTGATGCGGCAAGAGGGACTGTAATGCAAGCATTTTGA
- the LOC100243027 gene encoding secretory carrier-associated membrane protein 1 isoform X1, with protein sequence MAGRYESNPFDEEDVNPFANPGSVPPAANSRLSPLPPEPAGYRGATVDIPLDGAKDTKAKERELQAKEAELKKREQELKRREDAVARAGIVIEEKNWPPFFPLIHHDIANEIPIHQQKLQYVAFTTYLGLVLCLTWNIVAVTTAWIKGEGPTIWFLAIIYFLSGVPGAYVLWYRPLYRAMRTDSALKFGWFFLFYLLHIAFCIFASVAPPIVFKGKSLTGILPAVDLLSKHALVGIFYLIGFGLFCLESLLSIWVVQQVYMYFRGSGKAQEIKRDAARGTVMQAF encoded by the exons ATGGCCGGCCGTTACGAAAGTAACCCTTTTGACGAAGAAGATGTGAATCCATTCGCG AACCCTGGTAGTGTCCCCCCTGCAGCCAACTCTAGGCTTTCACCACTCCCCCCTGAACCTGCTGGTTATCGTGGTGCAACAGTTGATATTCCTCTTGATGGTGCAAAG GACACAAAGGCAAAGGAGAGGGAACTTCAGGCCAAAGAGGCTGAACTGAAAAAGAGAGAACAG GAACTAAAACGGAGGGAAGATGCTGTAGCACGAG CTGGAATTGTCATAGAGGAGAAAAATTGGCCACCATTTTTCCCCCTTATTCATCATGACATTGCAAATGAAATACCAATCCATCAACAGAAGTTGCAGTACGTTGCATTCACGACATATTTGG GTTTGGTACTTTGCCTTACATGGAATATTGTAGCAGTTACCACAGCTTGGATTAAGGGGGAAG GTCCGACAATTTGGTTTCTTGCCATCATCTACTTCTTATCAGGGGTTCCAGGAGCTTATGTGTTGTGGTATCGTCCTCTTTATCGTGCCATGAG GACTGATAGTGCTCTAAAGTTCGGgtggtttttcttgttttacctG CTTCATATTGCCTTCTGCATCTTTGCTTCAGTTGCTCCTCCAATTGTATTCAAGGGGAAGTCTCTCAC AGGAATCCTGCCTGCAGTGGATCTTTTGAGTAAACATGCTTTAGTTGGG ATATTCTACCTTATTGGATTTGGATTGTTCTGCCTTGAATCACTGCTCAGTATCTGGGTTGTTCAG CAAGTTTACATGTACTTCCGAGGCAGTGGCAAGGCTCAAGAGATAAAGCGTGATGCGGCAAGAGGGACTGTAATGCAAGCATTTTGA
- the LOC100244720 gene encoding pentatricopeptide repeat-containing protein At1g73710, whose product MLYSYSYSSRELGREKLQSPFQSLLFSPCKLQTLQSSYGNRDFWGFNFHSQNLAKSLNCTFRLTLSSSKIDKSLGRNAYSHTQKQRLNPRGARVFPGFKLQCHSRTVALPTKTSISRRKKKYSGVLPSILRALESENNIEDTLSSCGKLSPKEQTVILKEQSSWERVLRVFEWIKSQEDYVPNVIHYNVVLRVLGRAQKWDELRLCWIEMAKNGVLPTNNTYGMLVDVYGKAGLVKEALLWIKHMKLRGVFPDEVAMNTVVRVLKDAGEFDWADRFYRDWCVGKVELGDFDLESVADSDDEIGSAPVSLKHFLSTELFKIGGRRPISNIMDSSNTDGSRRKPRLTATYNTLIDLYGKAGRLKDAADVFAEMLKLGVAMDTITFNTMIYTCGSHGHLSEAETLLTEMEERGISPDTKTYNIFLSLYADGGNIDAALKCYRKIREVGLFPDVVTHRAVLHVLCERNMVGEVETVIAEMKRSRVRVDEHSIPVVIKMYVNEGLLDKAKIFLEEHLLEDELSSRTRVAIIDAYAEKGLWAEAENVFIGKRDLGQKKDVVEYNVMVKAYGKAKLYDKAFSLFKGMRNHGTWPNESTYNSLIQMFSGGDLVDEARGILAEMQKMGFKPQCLTFSAVIACYARLGRLPDAVGVYEEMVRLGVKPNEVVYGSLINGFSETGNVEEALCYFRKMDEFGISANQIVLTSLIKAYSKVGCLEGAKTLYEGMKDLEGGPDIVASNSMINLYADLGLVSEAKLIFDDLRQKGSADGVSFATMMYLYKNLGMLDEAIDVADEMKQSGLLRDCASFNKVMACYATNGQLSACGELLHEMISRRILPDTGTFKVMFTVLKKGGLPTEAVTQLESSYQEGKPYARQAVITSVFSTVGLHAFALESCETFLNAEVDLDSSFYNVAIYAYGASGSIDKALKMFMKMQDEGLEPDLVTYINLAGCYGKAGMLEGLKRIYSQLKYREIEPNESLFKAIIDAYRSAKRHDLAELVSQEMKFAFDTTMLPL is encoded by the coding sequence ATGCTCTACAGTTACAGTTACAGTTCCAGAGAATTAGGGCGCGAAAAGCTCCAAAGCCCATTCCAAAGTCTTCTCTTCTCTCCATGTAAGCTTCAAACTCTTCAATCATCTTATGGAAATAGAGATTTTTGGGGGTTTAATTTCCACTCCCAGAACTTGGCAAAAAGCCTAAACTGTACTTTCCGCCTCACTTTATCTTCGTCCAAGATTGACAAAAGCCTAGGCAGAAATGCATATTCACATACCCAGAAGCAAAGGCTGAATCCTAGAGGTGCTAGGGTTTTTCCAGGGTTTAAGCTTCAGTGTCATTCCAGAACTGTCGCTTTGCCCACAAAAACTTCAATTAGTCGTAGAAAGAAGAAGTATAGTGGTGTGCTGCCGTCCATTTTACGGGCTTTGGAGTCTGAAAACAACATCGAAGATACCCTAAGTTCATGTGGGAAACTGAGCCCAAAAGAACAGACTGTGATTCTCAAAGAGCAGAGCAGTTGGGAAAGAGTTTTGCGGGTTTTTGAGTGGATTAAATCACAGGAGGATTACGTGCCCAATGTAATTCACTACAATGTCGTGCTTCGGGTGCTGGGTAGAGCTCAAAAATGGGATGAATTGAGGCTGTGTTGGATTGAAATGGCTAAAAATGGTGTTTTACCAACAAACAACACCTATGGAATGCTGGTTGATGTGTATGGCAAAGCAGGTCTTGTGAAAGAAGCACTCTTGTGGATTAAGCACATGAAATTAAGGGGAGTTTTTCCAGATGAGGTTGCAATGAATACTGTTGTTCGGGTTTTAAAGGATGCAGGAGAGTTTGATTGGGCGGATAGGTTTTATAGGGATTGGTGTGTTGGGAAGGTTGAATTGGGTGATTTTGATTTGGAATCTGTAGCTGATTCAGATGATGAGATAGGTTCTGCACCTGTCAGTCTTAAACATTTTTTGTCAACTGAGCTTTTCAAGATTGGTGGGAGAAGGCCTATTTCGAATATTATGGATTCATCGAACACAGATGGTTCCAGACGTAAGCCACGACTTACGGCTACTTATAATACTTTAATTGATTTGTATGGTAAGGCGGGTCGCCTGAAGGATGCAGCTGATGTGTTTGCAGAAATGTTAAAATTGGGTGTTGCAATGGATACTATTACTTTCAACACTATGATCTATACTTGTGGAAGCCATGGGCATTTATCAGAGGCAGAGACTTTGCTTACCGAGATGGAAGAAAGGGGAATATCTCCTGACACAAAAACTTACaacatatttctttctttgtatgCTGATGGGGGAAACATTGATGCAGCCCTCAAGTGTTACAGGAAGATCAGAGAGGTGGGACTTTTCCCTGATGTTGTAACTCACAGAGCTGTTCTTCATGTATTATGCGAGAGGAATATGGTTGGAGAGGTGGAGACTGTGATTGCAGAAatgaaaagatctcgtgtgcgGGTTGATGAGCATTCTATCCCTGTTGTTATTAAGATGTATGTAAATGAAGGATTGCTTGATAAGGCAAAAATCTTTTTGGAAGAACATCTTTTGGAGGATGAGTTATCATCAAGAACACGTGTAGCAATTATAGATGCTTATGCTGAAAAGGGTCTTTGGGCGGAGGCTGAGAATGTGTTCATTGGAAAGAGGGATTTAGGACAGAAGAAGGATGTTGTGGAATATAATGTCATGGTCAAAGCTTATGGCAAAGCAAAACTTTACGATAAAGCCTTTTCACTCTTCAAGGGCATGCGAAATCATGGGACCTGGCCCAATGAAAGCACTTATAATTCTCTCATACAAATGTTTTCTGGAGGTGATTTGGTGGACGAAGCAAGAGGTATCTTAGCTGAAATGCAAAAAATGGGATTCAAACCGCAGTGTCTAACCTTCTCTGCTGTTATTGCATGCTATGCCCGACTGGGACGGCTTCCTGATGCAGTTGGTGTCTATGAAGAAATGGTAAGGTTGGGAGTCAAACCAAATGAAGTTGTTTATGGATCTTTAATAAATGGATTTTCAGAAACTGGAAACGTTGAAGAAGCTCTTTGTTATTTCCGCAAAATGGATGAATTTGGCATTTCAGCAAATCAGATAGTGTTGACTTCCCTGATTAAGGCTTATAGTAAGGTGGGGTGCCTGGAAGGAGCAAAAACACTCTATGAGGGAATGAAGGATTTGGAGGGTGGTCCAGATATTGTGGCATCAAATAGTATGATAAATCTCTATGCTGATCTTGGGTTAGTATCTGAAGCCAAGTTGatttttgatgatttgagacAAAAGGGTAGCGCAGATGGGGTTTCATTTGCAACAATGATGTATCTGTACAAGAACTTGGGTATGCTTGATGAAGCCATTGATGTTGCTGACGAGATGAAACAGTCGGGGTTGCTGAGGGACTGTGCTTCGTTCAATAAGGTAATGGCATGTTATGCAACAAATGGACAGTTGAGTGCTTGTGGTGAATTATTGCATGAGATGATATCAAGGAGGATTCTACCTGATACTGGGACATTTAAAGTAATGTTTACGGTGTTGAAAAAGGGGGGCCTTCCAACTGAAGCAGTAACACAGCTCGAATCATCTTACCAAGAAGGGAAACCTTATGCTAGACAAGCTGTAATAACCTCTGTCTTCTCTACAGTGGGTTTGCATGCTTTTGCACTTGAATCCTGTGAAACCTTCTTAAACGCTGAAGTAGATCTTGATTCTTCTTTCTATAATGTTGCAATATATGCTTATGGAGCATCTGGATCAATCGACAAGGCTTTGAAAATGTTCATGAAAATGCAGGATGAGGGCCTGGAACCAGATCTTGTTACTTATATTAATCTTGCTGGTTGTTATGGAAAAGCTGGTATGCTTGAAGGTTTGAAGCGGATTTACAGCCAACTAAAATATCGAGAGATTGAGCCCAATGAGTCCTTGTTCAAGGCTATTATAGATGCCTATAGAAGTGCCAAGAGGCATGACCTTGCTGAATTGGTTAGCCAGGAGATGAAATTTGCCTTTGACACAACAATGCTTCCACTCTGA